One stretch of Miscanthus floridulus cultivar M001 chromosome 18, ASM1932011v1, whole genome shotgun sequence DNA includes these proteins:
- the LOC136523625 gene encoding uncharacterized protein, whose protein sequence is MPPGQIDLPITFGDPSNYRTKILTFEIVGFLGTYHAILGCPCYAKFMAIPNYTYLKLMIPSPGGVITVSTSFQRTYECEVECCNHATAIVASRELAAIKKEVTEEAPDPKKSTRSFKPTEGSKEVLIDPDSSNDKVVRIGTTLSSK, encoded by the coding sequence ATGCCAcctgggcagatcgatctgcccattaccttcggggatccatccaattataggacgaAAATCCTCACCTTCGAGATTGTTGGGTTTcttggaacctaccacgccatcctaggatgtccgtgctacgcgaagttcatggccatccccaactatacatatctCAAACTAATGATACCGAGTCCtggtggggtcatcaccgtcagcacctccttccagcgcacctatgaatgcgaggtcgagtgctgtaaTCATGCcacggcaatcgtcgcctccagaGAGCTCGctgccatcaagaaggaggtcaccgaagaagcgcccgaccccaaAAAGTCAACCAGGTCTTTCAAACCTACGGAGGGCtctaaagaggtcctcatagatcctgatAGCTCCAATGAcaaggtggtgcgcattggcaccacactttcctctaaatag